The following nucleotide sequence is from Coffea eugenioides isolate CCC68of chromosome 10, Ceug_1.0, whole genome shotgun sequence.
ttgttatttttttgttttcttttgttttctttctttctttcttggtgtgctccttttcttttctttctcccccttatctctttttttttcttttttttggaagCAATTCAAATACGCCCAACTTCATGGGGATATAGGCACACTCGCTAACTTCAATCATCCCCTCTCAATCCAACTCGAGATCATCATACACTGAAATCAAGGCATTCCTTTGACACGggttaaaaagaaacaaagaggaTTCGAACATAAGAGCTTTAGGGGTGACAAAATGAGTtattaaacaaagaaaatgtcTAGGCTCAACCATGGTCAATTAGGGGAGATCTGAATAGGGTTGGTATTTAGAAAGTAAAAAATGATTAAtctaaatgcccttatcattttaATGCATTAAACTCAGGAATGTGGTCTTGATATGCATAACAAACCAAGTTCTAGAACAATCAAATCATGTGTGATATCACTCAATGAAAGAAAATAGAGGAGTTATTAATGCAATGCTCATTGGCTCAATAGCTCACAACAGGATATTAATTGCCAAGTCTTGTAAACTTCATCATTTAATTCCATTATTAAGAAGACAAGACATTTAACCACATAATATCCCTACTCATGCTTGCAGAGTAATTGCAATAATCATCATAGCATCAAATTCTAGCAATTTTCAACTActcccccccacacctgaagtctacattgtcctcaatggagcaaagaaaaatagaaaccaaaaagaaagaaattagaGTTGCCCTGAAGGGCGAAAGAATGCAACGAAAGCACTATAGGGGAGGAGGATGAGGCGGTTAAAAGCCAACATGGGCAAAGAAGGCTATTAGTTTTTTGCGTCTGAATGGAAGAGTGGACTTGCAAGgctctcttttttcttcctcgCAATGGTTGGAAGGCGTGGGTACGCCTTGGAACCCAAAGTCTTCTGTTCATCAAAGTCTAATCCCAGTAAAACGTCACAGAACACACCCAAGACCTACAATAAAGATTTTCTATCAATAGAAATCCAAAACAACCTGATCTTGAACacaaaaaatatgaaataaaaacacaaaaaatgactaaaaattgAAACTCTTAGATTGCCttccaagtagcgcctttctttaacgtctttggctagacaatGCCACTTGCTCAATCTGGATGTAACTCGAATTCCTTTGCCACTCTTGACATCTCGTGCGAATCAAAATTGCAATTGATTACAACCTTCAACGCATCTCTACCATTTAATTCAAACTTTTGTTGCATGAAAGAGTCATCGATAACAAAAACAGAATGTGCCACAATGGAACATTTAATGGCATCACAAGtattgaattttattatttcgctatcaaatttcattgtcAAGGTTCCTGAataaacatcaatttttgttttagatGTCATTAAAAATGGCCTACCTAACAAAATTGGAGGTgacacagaaaaatcatcatccATATCTAACACATAGAAATTTGCAGGAAAAACCAATTTATCAACTTGAACTGGAATATCCTCCAATACCCCATCAGAACATACATTAGACATATCAGCAAGTTGCATTATGACACTCGTTTCTTTTAATGGTCCCAAATTCAAAGAATTATAAATTGAGCGAGGCATAATATTTATTGCAGCTCCTAAATTTATCAATGCTTTTTCGACCTTAATATTCCCTATTTTGCAAGGaacagtaaacatacctggatccttATGTTTAGAAAGCAATTTCTGTTGTAGGACCGCTGAAACATTTTCTCCCATATAAATCTTTTCAAAGCTCTTCAACTCAACTTTGCCAAAAATGTCAAAAACTTCTTATTCTTGCTCCTCTTTCCTAGATTTTGCATATCGACTGGAAAATGGAGAAGGAGGTGTCACCACTACTGGGGGTTCATTTCTGGGCTCTTTCCTTGGAAGGGATTGGATTGGATATTGCATTGTTTCTTCCTTAACTTGCTCTTCAAGATCATGCTTAGATACTGCCTTTTGATACTTTTGCAATTCTTTGCCACTTCTCAAAGTAATTGCACTCATATTCTCCTTTGGATTGGGGATTACCTGAGATGGTAGTTTCCTCTTACCATTCTCAAATTTGCTCATTGAAGACGCCGGTTGTGACATTTGTGCCTCCAAATTCCTAATGCTGGCACGagtttcttgttgaaatcttTGTTTGTCCTGCCGCATTTGACAAGTGCTGTCAGCTAGTGATTTAACCATGTCTTCCAGGGACATACCTGAATCAGATGTGGACGACTGCTGTACTGGTGGTCTCTGCTGGAATGGTTGTTGGAAACTCGAGGGTTTTGGAGCATAGCTGAAGTTGGGGTGGTTCCGCCACCCTGGATAGTATGTGGGTGCATATGGGTCATTTCTTCTTTGGGGTGGTCCAGGCAAGCTTTCCATGGACCTTGCCTGCTTGTAGGGATCTTCTTGAAGGGTCTGACACATATCGGTCATGTGTTCAGAAGCAACACATATTCCACATGCTTTAGCTGCCTGTACTTGTCCTATAGCCATTTGACGAACCAAGGCAGTTAGTTCAATTAATCTATTCGCAAGGTCAGAATGATTTACCTCATTGATTCTCCTAGTCACACCCTCAGATCGGACTATAAACTGTTGAGAATTCTCAGCCATGTTCGAGATAAGCCGTTTGGCTTCATCTGTTGTCTTATTTACTAAAGCACCGCCACTAGCTGCATCGACCATGCTCCTATCCATGGGTAGGAGTTCCTCATAAAAATATTGGATCAACAGTTGGTCAGGAATTTGACGGTGCGGGCAACTGGCACACAGTTGTTTGAACCACTCCCAGTATTCGTAAAGAGTCTATCCATTTGCCTGCCTAACTCCACATATCTCCTTCCTGATGTTGGCGGCCCTGGAGGCTGGGAAGAACTTCTCAAAGAATTGTCGTTTTAATGCTTCCCACGTAGTGATGGACCCCAATAGCAAGTAGAACAACCAGTCCTTAGCCTTATATGCTAAGGAAAACGGAAAGGCACGCAACTTGATTTGTTCCTCAGTGACTCCCTGAGGTCTCATGGTTGAACACACTACATGGAATTCCTTCAAGTGCTTGTGTGGGTTCTCACCTGCAACACCACGAAAAGTAGGTAATAAGTGAATCAAATCAGATTTTAGTTCAAAAGCCTCCTCAATGTCATGGTACGTGATGCACAGAGGCTGTTGGTTAACATTCGGGGTTGCAAGCTCCCTCAAGATCTTTTAGGCTGCCATTGTTTCGTTGGGTCCAGGCAAATTTGTGTCCAGTCCAACTGATGAATCACCAAAGTGAAAATTTTGCTCAACTCTTGAGGGTAAGGCTGTTGAAGTTTGTTGTTTTAGCAATTTAGTCTTCTTCGTTAGCCTCCTTGCTATTTTCTCAATCTCTAGGTCAAACTCGAGTCTTCCTGTACAGGAAGATCGAGGCATAAAACAAGGCTAAATTAGCCTGTGCAATAAATCACTTCAAGCACCAGTtctccggcaacggcgccaaaatttggTGGCTGTCAaactacaaaaaataaaatttatattagacctaCTATCAAAACTAAACGagtatagtggtgagtagggtcgtctACTCAAGGAACCAGTAGATTTATCATACACAGGTAATTGAGAGATttttgaaagagagagagataaataaaataaattaaagacgTAAGATTACTGAATAAACAATCGCAATAAATGCAAAAACTCAAGAATGaaataaacaattaattgaCACAACCTAGTCAAGGAGATAATCTCGGCACCGATTCACGTAATTGATCATAGATACCTGCATTAATTCACACGTTCACAAATAAATTGGTTCTAACAATTTAACAACCGTCAAACTCCCAATCTCTCCTTAATTTTACGGTAGTCTAGAGACTCTCTTAAATTACTCTCTTGTAAATAGATAACCCCAGAAACGCTAGAAGTATTTAATCTAATTACAGATTTAAGAATTAGAGAGACCCAATTTTAGttaacaaacacacatgcgggtTCATTTAAACTAGATAATTATTCCTACGACCCAGATTAGATTGCTTGTGAGGCAATGAAATTGGTACCGTTTGCCACTAATTTAAGACATTCAAGTGATACGCACTGGGGTGAGTGGTGGTTGAGGGGTGCTTCGGGAGGCAAGTGGTAGGCTGGTCATGGCGTTTTCATGTAATTTTGGAATCGCTTCGAGTATGCAGGCTAAGGCCCGCGCTTTACTTTTTGGGGTCAACTTATGCCTTCAGAGGGGTTTTGATGCCTTTGATGTTGAACTGGATTCCTTCGTGATAGTGCAAATTCTAAATATGACATCGCAGTGCCCATGGAGTATCTATAAGGAGGTGCAGCAGTTGGTCGGGTTGGTATCCCACTTTCCACGCATTCGTCACTGTTACCGTCAAGCTAACCAGGTTGCAGATATATTGGCCAATGAAGATTGTCGACAGGGTCATGTGGAGATTTATTTGGCCGCTTCAGCTTTACCCCAGTTAGCGAGAGGAGCATATCACCTTGATAGGATAGGAGTTGCGTCTATTCGTGTGGTAAGGGAGTAGTACTCCGTCTCTATGGCATTGTAACATTTTGTCTTGTTATggattaaataaataaaaggttgcttaaaaaaaaaagtgatacgCACCCCTATCCTAATTAGTAATATATTATTTAGACAATTGAACAACTGGCCATATTGATCCAATAAATCCAAACAATAATAGGCTGTTCAAACAAAGAATAATTAAATACTCACAAACGCAAAATTTAGAATAAACAAAACGATCTCACAATTATTCGTGCTCTGGGCCTTGATTACTCCTCAACTAGATAAACGATCTAGCCTTGCCACATAGTCATGACAACAAAGAAATTCAAAGTTTTCATGGAGTTTTTGTTGATGAAAAGTAAAAGGGTATCGCCGCCAGTCTAAGACTTGCGTTGAGAAGTAAAAGATAAAGACGAAAGATCCAAGACCCTAGTCTACTGCTGTCCTATTTAAAGTGTTTCCACCACACACTTGCTTTCCGACTTATAGATTGTTTCTCAAAAGGATTGCTTCCTTATTTCCCTCATTGAATTGTTACCAAAAGTCTTTTCTGCAAAGGTTTTCTAATCCCACGTAGGTTTAGAATGTATCTCCAAAGAAAGGAAGTAGCTCCGGGATAGGACCCGCGGTCCGTCTTTTTCACGCAGTTTTGTAGTATCTGGCATGGGCAATCCAGAGAATGCCTAGTCTTCTGGAATTTGCTTCTTTTTGCCACTTTTGACACCAATTGCCTGCAACAGACGCAAATACCAATTATGAACAGAAACCCATTACTCTGGACTATaattagccaaaattaggactaAACATCAATGTAATAACACTCAATTATCGCCCTATCAGACGACTGCAGAGCAATCCAAGCAGAATTCGTATTTCAAGCTCATATTTTGCTTTTCCATGTTTGGTAACTGAGTGATTTTGAATCTGATGTTTGTGAATGATGAGTAAAGAGTTGAGACTGATCTCCTCATATAGTGGTGGTTATGGCAGCTAAGATGTTTTAGAAAGTAGATTTCCTGCAACTTTCTTTCACTCATTAAACTAATGCTAAGAAACATAACTAGATTAAATCTGGAATATGTTAATGAGATAAAAAGGTTCTTTTAATCAGGTTTTGAGTCACACCCTTCTATTTTTAACGATTATTTTTTGTATGTTCCCATTGAATTAGTATTAAACAAAAACATTAGGCATGCTTTCTTTCTGGTTCCTTAAGCATAAAATATATTGAGGTTTGAAGCGATGAAGCGAGTGATGAAGCGATGGTCAGGTGATGAAGCGAGTGAAGCATCATCAGAAGCCTCATTTCTTCTGATTTCAAAATTGGAGGTCAACTGTGGAACCATCTGAGTTCCGCGTACAAGTATTTTTCTTGTCTTACTTCTTTGTTATTTAGCCATTTAATCTAGTAATTCCAGTTGGCAGAGCAGTTTCTTTTGTCTGAAAGGATTGTTAAATGCATGAAGAAGGAAATAGTATCTAGGGTTATATAGTACTACATGTTTAAATAGTATTTGATCTCTCTGCTGAACTTAGGGTAAAATCCACTTTATCCCCTTGTATTTTAGTAATTTTGCATATAATCCCATATAGTTTCGAAAGTTATATATAACTCCCTCATAGTTTAAACTAAAGTATTAATGTGATGGAAATGATCCTTTGTAATGGAATCCAAAGAAATGTCGAGAATATCATTCTTTAATAactaaaatggttgaaataatcAAAATATATGAAGTTAATATGCATGACACTTTAACTTCTTATGGTTTTATGTTTTATTACATAACCCTCTTATGGTTTAGTGTTTTATCACATAATCCCCTTATGATTTCCAAAATATATACCTAATCTCCCTGTGGTTAATTAATAAATTTTCAACTTCATAAAGGGatacttttgatattttagttgaCTTCGTTATGAAATGCAAATTTCGTAACTTTGACACTTTAGTCCAAACTATGAgagggttatgtatagttttaaAATTACAGGAGATTATATGAAAAATCGCTAAACCACAGGGAGTAAAGTGTATTTTACCCTTGACCTTAACATACAAAGTCACTGAAATTCGTGTCTAATCAACAGCAAACATATTGgtacatttttattttaatcgTTAGGAAAAATAATTTCAAAGGATGAGTGATCTAAtacttgaatgagaaaaatggATAACTAAACTATAAATAAAgaagatagtttgaaagaacTTACGCCAAGAAAATGTATGAATTGATTTATGACTCAGATCATATGTGGAATGATGATCCCTAAGTTTCAGAAATGTTTTTAACAACCTCGATTTTGTCATGACTTTAAATTTTTTACTTATAGGATAAGGCACTGATTATCCATAGCAGGTAAAGTTTAAGATTTCAttgaataaattaaaaatattagCTGACTTGTAGTTTGTAATGGAATTGAGCACCCCTGAAGAACACACCTGATCGGCCTGAATACTAAATTACTAAttaatgaagaaaaaggacaaaaagGAATCGGGTATGGACCGTTCCCATGCATGGAAATCATATGACGCATTATCTGAATTTCATTTTTAATCAGGACATGTATTCTTGCTACGTTATTTCTCAGTCTCTAGCTCCCTAGTACTAATCAAAAACTCCTCCCGCGTTCTCCTATACAAATTTACTTGTACAACAGGAGCTAAACGTGCTTTATTGCTTaattaaatcaagaaaatgaCTCAGTTTTGATTTAAAAATGTTCCCATATTAATATAATCCGATTAATGTACTAAAGTATAATAAACGATGTTTCCTAGCTACTTGCTGAATTGGTCAGACCATTGTACTTCAATAGTATTTTAGCTACCATAACCACCACTATAAAAGGAGATCAGTACTTCAACTTTGCTCATCCTTGACAAACATCAGATTCAGACCCGAACTCAATCAAGAAACATGGGAAAGCACAATATGAGCTTGACATACAAACTTTGCTTAGGTTTCTCAGCGATCCtcaatctccttttcttttctttcctaattCGCAGTAATAATTCAGACCTCGGCTGGAGCAGGAAAGCTTCTGAGGAAGCTGAAGCAGTTGCTTCACTATCGTGTTCAGGCCATGGAAGAGCCTATTTGGATGGCTTTGTTCTCGATGGTGGCAAACCAATTTGCGAGTGCAATTCTTGTTATACTGGCCTTGATTGTTCACAACTTGTTCCTGACTGTGTTGTAGATGCTGACAGGTATCATGAATTTAAGGCCTAGTTTAACTCACATATTGAATTGCAAAAAACAAGCTCATCAGctttattaaaatatttttttcgtGTTACAGTGGAAATCCAATTTTCTTGGAGCCATTTTGGAGGCAAAATGCAGCAACTAGTGCAATTATGATGGCTGGATGGCATCGAATGGGATATGAATTTGAAGATGGTTCGCTGATTTCTAAAGAACTTGAGAAGAAAATTAGAAAGTTGCATGCTACAGTTGGAAATGCAGTGACAGAAGGAAGATATATAGTTTTTGGTGCTGGCTCAACTCAACTTCTTAATGCAGCAGTGCATGCTCTTGCAGCTGATGCTTCATCTTCGCCTGCCAAGGTTGTTGCTTCCGCTCCATATTATCCGGTTAGTCTCACAGGCTTAACCTAAATTTAGTTGGCAGCAAAATTCAATTTAATTATAGCCAGTCCTAACTCATATTCTTAATAGTGTATGCATGGGAGAGCTAATCATTAGTTTCTTGTGATGATGACAGGTTTATAAATCTCAAACCGATCTTTTTGAATCGGCAAAATTCAAATTCGAAGGACATACAAGCTCTTGGATGAACAGTTCATCAATGAATTTCATTGAGTTTGTCACTTCGCCTAATAATCCTGATGGTCAGCTAAAGAAAGCGTTCCTTCAAGGCCTGAATGCCAAGCAAATCTACGATCTGGCTTATTACTGGCCACATTATACAGCAATTCCATCTCCAATGGATAAAGATCTCATGATTTTCACACTTTCTAAACTTACTGGTCATGCTGGGAGCCGATTTGGGTAAATATCTTCTTACCTTTCGTGTTCTATTTTGTTCCTCAATAAAGAATTCATCCTTTCGGACCTAAAAGTTTTATTGATGTCATTTTTTGTCATTCAGGTGGGCGATAATCAAGAATAAGGCCGTCTATGAACGAATGGTGAATTACATGGATCTGAATACCTATGGAGTCTCAAGAGAAACTCAATTGAGAACTTTGAAGCTTTTGAGTGTTGTTCTTGAAGGAAATGGAAAACAGATGTTCAGTTTTGGATATGAAGCTATGAGGTTCCGATGGGAAAAGTTAAGCAAGATTTTGTCAGCATCAAAACGATTCTCCATCCAGCAACTAACGCCCCAACAATGTACATTTTCAAATGAAGTTCGGGCTCCTACTCCTGGTAATTATTTAACTCCGAATACTTTTCAATACTATTGCCAAGTTATCATGTGGCTGAACATATTAGAATGAGAGAAAATTCAAGTTCACAAATTCAACCTGATTCCAATCTAGTTAGCAAAAAATGAACAATCCATTAGTAAGTTGTCTTCTGGATTTTGGTCTGATATGAGCTTACTTTTGGCTAATGCAGCTTTTGCATGGATCAAATGCGAGAAGGAAGAAGATAAGGACTGTCATGCTACTTTAAGTGCAGCAAAGATTATAGGCCGTGCAGGACATGTATTTGGTGTTGACAGCACTTATGTGCGTCTGAGCCTCGTCAATGGCAAAGATGATTTTGAATTATTGCAGCATAGACTTGAGATGCTAGTTTTCCAGGAAAGACTAGTTAATCTGATGGCTGAATTCACTCCTGGAGGACATGTGacaaggaagagcaacttcaCCGTGGCGTTGAATGCTACATATGTCTCGGATGAAAACTTTGGCTATTACACCAATCAAGAAATGGCATCAGAAGATAGCAGAAATTCACACGTTCAAGAGACTTTGCAGACACTGTATTAGATTAATAGGCGAAATGGCCTTCTAACAACTTTAAAATTGTACATTTACATGATTCTTTTCGAAGAACTACTGATAGTAGATATATATTACATGTATCCATTGAGAGAATAGGAATATTAGCACAAGAATTTAGGCCTTCCCTTagtatagatatatatatatattatataagggAGGTTTCATAGTTACTTAATTGTCAGTTTACTGCTTTTATAGGGTTATCTGATGTAAATGTATTGGCGGAGTCCCTTCTTTGTGTACTCTTCGCTGCAGATCAATAAAAGTATACAGTTTACTCAAAATAGACACATTTTTTGCGAAGAATTAGAACACTGCCTTTATCCTAGCTAGAAGCTTTCTGTATAGTTTGATATCTAGTTCTTGAACACATCGCCGAGTCTTGAGAAATCTGTAAAGAATGAGCAACTGCATTGGCGAACCAAAGCTTGAGATTTTGGGGGGCAAGACTTATGAAGATGTATACTTAAGGGCACttttataatattaaaaaagtttGGGGGACGAAGTCTAGTATTTGCAAGgataaaagtgaaaaccttttgAACGATTCATAGATGGACTTCTAAAATCATGGGGTGGGGGTCCTAGTTTCAACAAGTGCGTatgtagtgtgtgtgtgtgtgtatatatatatataggagaTATTGAAGAATTTCTGAAATCTTTGGGGCGGTTGCCTCTTCCCCTTTGCATCCTTCAGGAAGCAGCATGTTTCTACTCTTTGAATCGTCTAAAATAGTGATGATTTTTGTATATGAGCCAACACTTCAACTGATAAGTAAAATTTACTTACTTTTTGAAGTTATCTaaacattttaatttttgtatatCTTAAATTTGTATTGAAAACTTCAGTATTTTACCTTCATGATCTTCTAAAAGGGTAGAAAGAAAAAGGAtacgaaaaaaaaaacacagaaattgaaaaataactctATGTGACCAAAAGCGACAAATGTGACAACATCAGTGGAACCAAGGAATTGACTTTGGAATTAACAAAAAACAAGAAAGTGTGAGTCTATATGTAATGCGGTGGCTAAGACTAAGTCACCCTAAACTGTATATCTGGTGGCTAAAAGTCATTAAACCTAACTAACTTCGTTTTGTTTCCTTGTATTCCATTATTCGACATTAATAATAAATGGATAAAGCACGTATTCTTCCATGGCTGCTCTGCTCTTCtaattaataacaaaaaaaaaaaaaaaagtgaaggtgaAACAAAGACTTAAAGGGAAGTTATGATGCTGACTTCGGGATGGTTGTTGAAGGTGAATGGACGAGCTAGGAGAGTTGTTAATTAAAATACATATACCGTGTCAAAATTTATAAGAGATAGGATAAGAAAAGTTTGGAATTATGCCTCAATTAAACTAAGCCCATTtggattaaataaaattttccaagCCAGTAAAATGGTTGAATATTGTTGCCTTTCTACTACTAGCAAAAGGAATATTGATTTTATATTTCTGTGCATTTTTTATATTTAGTCaacttttttttaaagttgTGTTGTATACATGTGAGGCTAAAGTTTAAATGTACATGATACTTGCATTAATTCAAAAGCCAGTgaattgttctttttttttaataggaGTACTATATAATTCATAATAGCATTATTAACCCAACTACCCTAGATGGATAAGCCTCATAGTAGTATAATATTATACTACAGTCCATAAATTATAGAGCTTATCCAGGATCTCTCACTTATGCTACTTTGTCAAAGTAGCATATGGGTTTCTGTAAAATTTTTGGATCAGTCAAATCATTGATTTACCGGATAGATTAGCCATTTGACGTATTTTTGCTCCTTGGCTTTCTTATCTTGCTTATTGACTTTCCTGTTAATACTCTAGGATTATTCGTTATGAATGTTGATCTTCTTTTGCCAAGTAAATATCAAGCTTAATGACCAATATTGGTTACTTAAACAAATTTAGGAGCTTTACTATCCTTCAATATATGGAATT
It contains:
- the LOC113750702 gene encoding uncharacterized protein LOC113750702: MGENVSAVLQQKLLSKHKDPGMFTVPCKIGNIKVEKALINLGAAINIMPRSIYNSLNLGPLKETSVIMQLADMSNVCSDGVLEDIPVQVDKLVFPANFYVLDMDDDFSVSPPILLGRPFLMTSKTKIDVYSGTLTMKFDSEIIKFNTCDAIKCSIVAHSVFVIDDSFMQQKFELNGRDALKVVINCNFDSHEMSRVAKEFELHPD
- the LOC113750703 gene encoding tryptophan aminotransferase-related protein 4-like produces the protein MAFSCNFGIASSMQAKARALLFGVNLCLQRGFDAFDVELDSFVIVQILNMTSQCPWSIYKEVQQLVGLVSHFPRIRHCYRQANQVADILANEDCRQGHVEIYLAASALPQLARGAYHLDRIGVASIRVDKALIIHSSNNSDLGWSRKASEEAEAVASLSCSGHGRAYLDGFVLDGGKPICECNSCYTGLDCSQLVPDCVVDADSGNPIFLEPFWRQNAATSAIMMAGWHRMGYEFEDGSLISKELEKKIRKLHATVGNAVTEGRYIVFGAGSTQLLNAAVHALAADASSSPAKVVASAPYYPVYKSQTDLFESAKFKFEGHTSSWMNSSSMNFIEFVTSPNNPDGQLKKAFLQGLNAKQIYDLAYYWPHYTAIPSPMDKDLMIFTLSKLTGHAGSRFGWAIIKNKAVYERMVNYMDLNTYGVSRETQLRTLKLLSVVLEGNGKQMFSFGYEAMRFRWEKLSKILSASKRFSIQQLTPQQCTFSNEVRAPTPAFAWIKCEKEEDKDCHATLSAAKIIGRAGHVFGVDSTYVRLSLVNGKDDFELLQHRLEMLVFQERLVNLMAEFTPGGHVTRKSNFTVALNATYVSDENFGYYTNQEMASEDSRNSHVQETLQTLY